DNA sequence from the Chthoniobacterales bacterium genome:
AAATCGAAGCTCTTCTCGTGCTTCTCCATTTCATCTTCATTTTTCGACAGGATCACTTCATGCGCGCCGAGTCTTTTCGCGTCCGCGGTTTTGCCCGGTGAGGTCGTAAAGAGCGCGACCTCTGCGCCGAAAGCGCGCGCGAATTTCACTCCCATGTGGCCGAGGCCGCCAAGGCCGACGATGCCAACCCTGTGTCCCTCGCTGATCTTCCAATGGCGCAAGGGCGAATAAGTCGTGATCCCGGCGCACAGGAGCGGCGCGCTGGCGGCGAGATCGAGTTTGTCGGAAAGACGGAGGACGAAATCCTGGTCGACGACAATGCTCTTGGAGTAGCCGCCGTAAGTGATGCCGCCGGTGTGCGGGTCTTTGCTGTTGTAGGTAAAGACCGGCGCGTTGTCGCAGAACTGCTCCAGGTTCTCGCGGCAATTCTGGCAGGACCGGCAGGAATCGACCATGCAACCGACCGCGGCGAGGTCGCCTTCGCGAAACTTTTCCACCTCGCGTCCGACCTTGCCGATGCGGCCGACGATTTCGTGGCCGGGCACGCAGGGATAAGTGGTGCCGCCCCATTCGCCGCGCGCGGTGTGAATATCGGAATGGCAGACGCCGCAGAAAAGAATGTCGATCTGGACGTCGGTCGTG
Encoded proteins:
- a CDS encoding NAD(P)-dependent alcohol dehydrogenase, whose translation is MRLLNMYSTKAYAARSKTSPLAPFSFERRDPGTTDVQIDILFCGVCHSDIHTARGEWGGTTYPCVPGHEIVGRIGKVGREVEKFREGDLAAVGCMVDSCRSCQNCRENLEQFCDNAPVFTYNSKDPHTGGITYGGYSKSIVVDQDFVLRLSDKLDLAASAPLLCAGITTYSPLRHWKISEGHRVGIVGLGGLGHMGVKFARAFGAEVALFTTSPGKTADAKRLGAHEVILSKNEDEMEKHEKSFDFILDTVSAPHDLDAYLSLLKRDGTMVLVGASPDPLEVDAFSLILRRRRLAGSLIGGIAETQEMLDYCAERGIVCEIEKIAIDKINEAYERMLKSDVKYRFVIDMASLT